One genomic segment of Panicum virgatum strain AP13 chromosome 2N, P.virgatum_v5, whole genome shotgun sequence includes these proteins:
- the LOC120658021 gene encoding guanosine deaminase-like: MEEAQVVQSKDGTISVAAAFAGHQEAVQDRDHKFLTKAVEEAYRGVDCGDGGPFGAVVVRNDEVVVSCHNMVLKHTDPTAHAEVTAIREACKKLGKIELSDCEIYASCEPCPMCFGAVHLSRIKRLVYGAKAEAAIAIGFDDFIADALRGTGFYQKANMEIKKAEGNGALIAEQVFEKTKEKFQMY, translated from the exons atggaggagGCGCAGG TTGTGCAGTCAAAGGATGGAACCATCTCGGTTGCTGCTGCATTTGCTGGTCATCAGGAAG CTGTACAGGACAGGGACCACAAATTTTTGACAAAAGCAGTGGAAGAAGCCTATCGGGGAGTCGATTGCGGTGATGGAGGTCCATTTGGTGCAGTTGTCGTCCGAAATGATGAAGTAGTAGTTAGCTGCCATAACATGGTTCTGAAGCACACTGATCCAACAGCTCATGCTGAAGTAACTGCAATAAGAGAG GCTTGCAAAAAGCTAGGGAAAATTGAGCTGTCCGACTGTGAAATTTATGCGTCCTGCGAGCCATGCCCAATGTGCTTCGGTGCAGTTCATCTCTCTCGGATCAAG AGGCTAGTTTATGGAGCTAAGGCCGAGGCTGCCATTGCCATTGGATTCGATGACTTCATCGCTGATGCTCTGAGAGGCACTGGATTCTACCAGAAGGCCAACATGGAGATCAAGAAGGCTGAGGGCAATGGTGCTCTGATCGCTGAGCAGGTCTTTGAGAAGACCAAGGAGAAGTTCCAGATGTACTGA
- the LOC120658024 gene encoding pentatricopeptide repeat-containing protein At1g31790-like: protein MARCSHAKPFCATAPPRLSRRRRQLSANATSRAVSTSKARLPALNKPAKPPPPLLSRPKLPIPSTTTATDTAGDNGCTKKPPPEVAPAPPSSSGAGDVLRLMDALGLPPDEEVYVSLLRDCAGAAEVTAVHAHVCATAGGLPPPLANRVLLSYAASGDIEAARRVFDEMPSRNGMAWATMVSACSDRCSHHEAMRLFARMCHEAWDLTDDGFAHAIVAVLRSCTRAGELRLGEQVQALVIKKGRVCGETGSSLVQLYCESGGLHERARQVLAMMMRRHCQEPVPESAWTSLITAYHRDGLLDEAIDVFRDMVSAGVPRSSFSLSSILAVLAESENRQGCCGRQVHADAIKRGADANQFVGSGLVHMYAKQGRLADAARAFEAIGGKPDAVCWNAMAMAYARGGRYREAARVMYQMKAAGMNPSEEMTDAVRLACFR from the coding sequence ATGGCGCGCTGCTCCCACGCCAAGCCGTTCTGCGCCACCGCGCCTCCCCGcctctcacgccgccgccggcagctctCCGCGAACGCCACCTCTCGGGCGGTTTCCACCAGTAAGGCACGGTTGCCGGCCCTAAACaaaccggccaaaccgccgccgccgctcctctcgCGCCCGAAGCTCCCAATCcccagcaccaccaccgccaccgacaCCGCCGGCGACAATGGTTGCACCAAGAAACCACCGCCGGAGGTGGCGCCCGCGCCTCCGTCCTCTTCGGGCGCCGGCGACGTGCTCCGTCTGATGGACGCGCTCGGCCTCCCGCCCGACGAGGAGGTCTACGTCTCGCTCCTCAGGGACTGCGCCGGCGCAGCGGAGGTCACCGCGGTGCACGCCCACGTATGCGCCACCGCCGGTGGCCTCCCACCGCCGCTCGCCAACCGGGTGCTGCTTTCTTACGCCGCGAGTGGGGACATCGAGGCCGCCCGCCGggtgttcgacgaaatgccgAGCAGGAACGGCATGGCGTGGGCGACCATGGTCTCCGCCTGCTCGGATAGATGCTCCCATCACGAAGCGATGCGCCTATTCGCGCGCATGTGTCACGAAGCATGGGACCTCACCGACGATGGCTTTGCCCACGCCATTGTGGCCGTGCTACGGTCATGCACTCGCGCGGGCGAACTACGGCTCGGCGAGCAGGTGCAGGCGCTTGTCATCAAGAAAGGCAGAGTTTGTGGCGAGACTGGCAGCTCACTGGTACAGCTCTACTGTGAGAGCGGCGGCCTTCACGAAAGAGCACGGCAGGTGCTTGCGATGATGATGCGGCGCCACTGCCAGGAACCGGTTCCGGAGTCGGCATGGACGAGCCTGATCACGGCCTACCACCGGGACGGCCTCCTGGACGAGGCCATCGATGTCTTTAGGGACATGGTGTCCGCCGGCGTTCCCAGGAGCAGCTTCTCCCTGTCGAGCATCCTCGCCGTGCTCGCAGAGTCAGAGAACCGCCAAGGGTGTTGCGGGCGGCAGGTGCATGCCGACGCCATCAAACGCGGGGCGGACGCGAACCAGTTCGTCGGCTCGGGGTTGGTGCACATGTACGCCAAGCAAGGGCGGCTGGCAGATGCCGCAAGGGCATTTGAGGCGATCGGTGGAAAGCCCGACGCGGTGTGCTGGAACGCCATGGCTATGGCGTATGCTCGCGGTGGACGGTACAGGGAGGCCGCGAGAGTCATGTACCAGATGAAAGCTGCCGGGATGAATCCTTCTGAAGAGATGACGGATGCGGTAAGGTTGGCCTGTTTCAGATGA
- the LOC120662375 gene encoding guanosine deaminase-like — MEVPQQAAAGQEDRDYELMKQAVDEAYRAAARGDGGPFGAVILGDDDAVVASCHNLVRKNTDPSAHAEVAAIRQVANSETAEHVCVSDLPPVSSHGCRRLGRVDLSGCEIYASCEPCPMCFALIRMPKIKKVVYGAKAEAAVAAGYDASIPDTFVEYYGKSGIEVRQVEGEAAGIAEQVFEKPWETPGEATRRTRTRGGWSEKAKGMVKSSRLCCLWN, encoded by the exons ATGGAGGTGCCCCAGCAGG CAGCGGCTGGGCAGGAGGACAGGGACTACGAGCTGATGAAGCAGGCCGTCGACGAGGCCTACCGGGCAGCCGCGCGCGGCGACGGGGGGCCGTTCGGAGCCGTCAtcctcggcgacgacgacgccgtgGTGGCGAGCTGCCACAACCTGGTCCGGAAGAACACCGATCCGTCGGCGCACGCTGAAGTGGCCGCGATCAGACAGGTAGCTAATAGCGAAACTGCCGAGCACGTTTGCGTTTCTGATCTTCCACCTGTTTCCTCACACGGTTGCAGGAGGCTCGGGAGAGTCGACCTCTCAGGCTGCGAGATCTACGCGTCGTGTGAGCCGTGCCCGATGTGCTTCGCCTTGATTCGCATGCCCAAGATCAAG AAGGTGGTGTATGGGGCCAAGGCggaggccgccgtcgccgctgggtACGACGCCTCTATCCCGGACACTTTCGTGGAGTACTACGGGAAATCCGGCATCGAGGTCAGGCAGGTCGAGGGCGAGGCTGCCGGGATCGCCGAGCAGGTGTTTGAGAAGCCATGGGAAACTCCGGGTGAGGCAACCAGACGGACACGAACGAGAGGTGGATGGTCTGAGAAGGCAAAAGGAATGGTGAAATCATCACGACTCTGTTGTCTTTGGAACTAG
- the LOC120658020 gene encoding guanosine deaminase-like, with the protein MVLKDTDPSAHAEVTAIREACKKLGKINLSDCEIYSSCEPCPMCFGLIRLSKIKKVVYGAKAEVAAAAGFNSTVPDAFVEYYKKSGIEVRQAEGEAARIAEEVFEKVKEKFQMK; encoded by the exons ATGGTCCTGAAGGACACTGATCCATCGGCGCATGCTGAAGTAACCGCGATAAGAGAG GCCTGCAAAAAGCTAGGGAAGATCAACCTCTCCGACTGTGAGATCTACTCGTCATGTGAGCCATGCCCTATGTGCTTCGGCTTAATCCGTCTTTCCAAGATCAAG AAGGTGGTGTATGGAGCCAAGGCAGAGGTTGCCGCCGCTGCTGGGTTCAACAGCACCGTCCCTGATGCTTTCGTAGAGTACTATAAGAAATCCGGCATAGAAGTCAGGCAGGCCGAGGGCGAGGCAGCTCGGATCGCTGAGGAGGTCTTTGAGAAGGTGAAGGAGAAATTCCAAATGAAGTGA
- the LOC120662376 gene encoding pectinesterase inhibitor 8-like: MASLQALLCAAALLLLVPHARTASTTLVQEQCESYAGGDRGSYDYCVWKLGRDRGSASADARGLAAIAARMARASAKATADRIAGMQANETVPARRDCLAACAAEYAAAVRRLGRAARGAKRGGAADLQRAQTLLAEAAGTPARCDGAFAAAGQDSPLAGADRGIDDEIELALSLLPSTTPAPPVRP; encoded by the coding sequence atggcctccctccAAGCTCTcttgtgcgccgccgcgctcctcctgCTCGTCCCGCACGCGCGCACGGCGTCCACCACGCTGGTCCAGGAACAGTGCGAGAGctacgccggcggcgaccggggcAGCTACGATTACTGCGTCTGGAAGCTGGGGCGCGACCGGGGCAGCGCCAGCGCCGACGCGCGCGGCCTCGCCGCCATCGCGGCGAGGATGGCGAGGGCGTCGGCCAAGGCCACGGCGGACAGGATCGCGGGGATGCAGGCGAACGAGACGGTCCCGGCGCGGCGGGACTGCCTGGCAGCGTGCGCCGCCGagtacgccgccgccgtgcgccggctCGGGCGCGCCGCGAGGGGCGCCAAgcggggcggcgccgcggacCTGCAGCGGGCGCAGACGCTgctcgcggaggcggcgggcacCCCCGCGCGGTGCGACGGCGCGTTCGCGGCCGCCGGGCAGGACTCGCCGCTGGCCGGCGCGGACCGTGGGATCGACGACGAGATCGAGCTGGCTCTGTCCCTCTTGCCCtcgacgacgccggcgccgccggttaGGCCGTGA